One window of Juglans regia cultivar Chandler unplaced genomic scaffold, Walnut 2.0 Scaffold_726, whole genome shotgun sequence genomic DNA carries:
- the LOC109018192 gene encoding putative disease resistance protein RGA4: protein MADLASSLASSLLKKLGSLVYQELYLAWGVQSDLHKLESTISILKTVLLDAEDKQANNPMLSIWLGWLKNILYVAEDVVDELEYEALRKQAITTYGSAMAKVCHFFCSFMALSSRLKLAHKIKDIRESLDEINADKVQFNLTERHEEVHVNPLWREKTHSFIDPSTVFGRDGDKEEIKKSLMHPNPTRNLNIIAIVGLGGMGKTTLAKVVYNDESVVKHFQLRMWVCVPENFDVTRLVKDILKSAGGRVDKNSSNEDTLQTSLRELLKDKRFLLVLDDVWNENRNKWTELRDLLNGGSHGSVIVVTTRSHRVSSVLDPVYTHSVEGLSKEESLSLFVKCAFKEGEDKLYPNLLPIADEIVKKCKGVPLALKSLGGLLYSKVDESEWELVRGNEIWELEENEGGILPALQLSYNQMPIHLKRCFAYCVNFPKDYDFSNILLIEQWVAHGLIIQMSPNKKQELEDIGELYIKELMSICFFQLDLQENHFGMYSFKMHDLVHDLVLSIGHEEWSEIDSDNKDMASTVRHLSISSSSQQVSKFSNKLTNVRSIMYRNEPHVSSVEACISRFKSLRLLTIPYSDFENLPSSIGTQKHLRYLGLSLNQSIKKLPNSICKLHNLQTLLLDGCRDLERLPKDMRNMINLRFLTISTKDTCLFVNGVCCFNSLQILWVVECPRLECLLPQMDRCLTNLRMLVFVECESLTSLPPIIKHLKALESLYICDCEEIDLTGGGGGDAQDLNLRLQILYITNLPKLEILPEWLLGSANTLKHLHIEQCENLKALPEWLPTLKSLQTLEIIECNELSSLPEGIRHMKTLRKLVIIPEL from the coding sequence ATGGCTGATCTTGCCTCTAGCCTCGCCAGTAGTCTCTTGAAGAAATTAGGCTCTTTGGTTTATCAAGAGCTCTACTTGGCATGGGGTGTCCAGAGCGACCTGCATAAACTTGAGAGCACGATTTCTATCCTTAAGACCGTGCTCTTGGATGCTGAAGACAAGCAAGCAAACAACCCCATGCTGAGCATCTGGCTTGGATGgcttaaaaatatcttatatgtcGCAGAGGATGTGGTAGATGAACTTGAGTACGAAGCTTTAAGGAAGCAAGCGATTACGACATATGGAAGCGCTATGGCAAAGGTATGCCATTTCTTTTGTTCATTCATGGCACTTTCATCCCGTTTAAAACTGGCTCACAAAATCAAGGACATTAGAGAGAGTTTAGATGAGATTAATGCTGATAAGGTTCAGTTTAATCTCACTGAGCGGCATGAAGAGGTGCATGTCAATCCCCTGTGGAGGGAGAAGACCCATTCCTTTATTGATCCTTCAACAGTATTCGGTAGGGATGGtgacaaagaagaaataaaaaagagtttgatgCACCCAAATCCCACTagaaatcttaatataattgcCATAGTTGGATTAGGAGGTATGGGAAAGACCACACTTGCCAAGGTTGTTTACAATGACGAATCCGTAGTTAAACATTTTCAGTTGAGAATGTGGGTTTGTGTACCTGAGAATTTTGATGTTACAAGATTGGTGAAAGACATCCTTAAATCTGCTGGTGGTAGAGTTGATAAGAATTCAAGTAATGAAGATACATTGCAGACTAGTTTGAGAGAACTTTTAAAGGATAAAAGGTTTCTACTAGTTTTAGATGATGTCTggaatgaaaatagaaataaatggaCTGAACTGAGAGATTTGCTTAATGGAGGGTCACATGGAAGTGTCATTGTTGTAACGACACGTAGTCACAGGGTTTCTTCCGTTTTAGACCCTGTTTATACACATTCTGTAGAAGGTCtatcaaaagaagaaagtttGTCTTTGTTTGTGAAATGTGCATTCAAGGAAGGAGAAGACAAACTATATCCAAATCTCTTGCCAATTGCAGATGAAATAGTGAAAAAGTGTAAAGGGGTTCCACTGGCCCTGAAGAGTTTAGGTGGTCTACTTTATTCGAAAGTCGATGAAAGCGAGTGGGAATTGGTGAGAGGTAACGAGATTTGGgaattggaagaaaatgagggaggCATCTTACCTGCATTGCAATTGAGCTATAATCAAATGCCAATTCATTTGAAGCGATGCTTTGCTTATTGCGTTAATTTTCCAAAGGATTATGATTTCAGTAATATCCTTTTAATTGAACAATGGGTGGCACATGGATTAATCATCCAAATGTCTCCTAACAAAAAACAAGAGTTGGAAGATATTGGAGAATTGTACATTAAAGAGTTAATGTCGATATGTTTTTTCCAATTAGATcttcaagaaaatcattttgGCATGTATTCCTTCAAAATGCATGATCTCGTCCATGATCTTGTACTCTCTATTGGCCATGAAGAGTGGTCGGAAATAGACTCTGACAATAAAGACATGGCCTCGACAGTTCGTCATTTGTCAATTTCATCTAGTAGCCAACAAGTTTCGAAGTTCTCAAACAAGTTAACTAATGTGAGGAGCATCATGTACCGAAACGAACCACACGTTTCCTCAGTTGAAGCATGCATCTCAAGATTCAAGTCTTTACGTCTGTTAACTATACCTTATtcagattttgagaatttgccAAGTTCCATTGGTACTCAAAAGCATTTGAGATATCTCGGCCTATCTCTTAATCAGTCAATCAAGAAGCTTCCTAATTCCATTTGCAAGTTACACAATTTGCAAACCTTGTTACTTGATGGATGTAGAGACCTTGAACGACTGCCCAAAGATATGAGGAACATGATCAACCTTAGGTTTCTTACGATTTCAACAAAAGATACATGCTTGTTCGTGAATGGAGTATGTTGCTTTAATTCTCTTCAGATTTTATGGGTGGTGGAGTGTCCAAGACTCGAATGCTTGCTTCCACAGATGGACAGGTGCCTCACCAACCTTCGTATGTTGGTTTTTGTGGAGTGTGAAAGTTTGACCTCTTTGCCACCCATTATCAAGCACCTAAAAGCCTTAGAGTCATTGTACATTTGTGATTGTGAAGAGATAGATTTGacgggaggaggaggaggagatgcacAGGACCTCAATTTGAGACTCCAAATCTTGTATATAACAAATTTACCAAAGTTGGAGATTTTACCCGAATGGCTCCTAGGATCTGCAAACACTTTAAAGCACCTACATATCGAGCAGTGTGAAAATCTGAAGGCGTTGCCAGAGTGGTTACCAACTCTGAAATCACTTCAGACATTGGAGATCATTGAATGCAATGAGCTATCATCTCTACCGGAGGGGATTCGTCATAtgaaaacattaagaaaactGGTGATCATTCCTGAGCTCTAA